In Ornithodoros turicata isolate Travis chromosome 1, ASM3712646v1, whole genome shotgun sequence, the DNA window AAGATACATGTGAAAGAAACAACGCAGGAACTACTAACCTTTTCTTAGCTACTTGGACATCTCCTACGTCAATCCTATGTCGTTTTGACATATTTAACTATCACAATTTTGTGTATTTACGTGCTATGACAGAACGCATAAATGTATGGCGACCACACTTGTGGTGGCTAAAACGCATGCATCACGTCACGTAAATAACGATAGAAGAAGCGCATATCCGCATATCTCTTCACATGTATTCGTACACCACATTCTTTGTTTCGAATTTTACTCCCTCTTGTACTGTCTGATTGCTGTACCCTCCATAAGGAGATAATAATCATAAAAGAAGGAATAATAGTCACTCTGCGTCTGTACTACAGGCAAACACATTTGGAAATCTGTTGAAATATGTGAAATATTTGCACAGTTGCGAAACTGAAACTGCAACTGCCAGTACGTGCACACACCACACCACAGTATGCGCGCTGAAATGTAGTCCACAAACTTGAGAATGGGCTTTAGCACAAACAATTATGGGTGGCCGAAAATTTCATTCCCATACATTGTACACGGTATCCTGTGCACTTTGACCAGTCTAGAGCTCCGAAAGACCCTGTGCAAACATCGACGTAGGGGTGTGCGTCAACATTTTGGGTCAACAgttgacgcacccttggaagtcgctggggaggtgttaGTAGCTTAGTTCAatcggtagagccctggaccggcaatccagaagatgtgggatcgattcctacagctggctaaccttttcagtgacttccatctttcatcgttcattttgGGTTCATTTTGGGCCGGCGGAGGCGAAGTGAATCGGCTTTCGGCGTATGCCTCtatcatagcctcctatatactaggTTCATTCTATTCGCCTGCACCGCCTGCACCTCCTGAACTACAGTTCAAGGAGTGCAGCAACCCTCTCGCGTTCTTTCTGCCACGCAGCACGCGTGCAGCACTTTTCTGTTGAAAAGTGCTTCCGGCTTGACGCCGGCATCAGCGGCGGCAGGTGACCGGTACTTTCTAAGAATCATGGGAAGGGTCGACTTCCGTGTCtaccctagcagacgacgcatcctATGGGTGTTGTAGGTGGACGTGCCTGGCTCTAGAAACACCTTTAGAAAACGGTAAAGCGCGATGTCAGAACCTGACTAATGGCTGagtttttctgtgtgtgtacactAACTAATTTACCAAGCGTGTGTCACGTGTGTATGTTGAGATGCACATCTTAGTTTTATGCGTTTCCTTTtgagtcactatataagcttatATAGCGACTGTATCTGAGACCGCTACTCTCTCCGACCCAGATAAGGTGAAGGCCGCCTCCTTGCTGCACTGGGAAAGCGCCTAGTtctagtttcggctcatttgcatagtgaAATGTGAcattttatatctcaaagtacgttcaCTTCgcagggtgtttaataagggTGGTGGACTTGAATAACGACTGGCTGCAATACTgccatctcgcatttcccagaaaacatttaattaataagttaattaatgaattttaattAGTCATCCAGTAGTTGCAAACGCTGTCCTAGAGTATGTTCGTCTgaccgtataacccacctgctaaaacggcatctattttgctctgctaatttttaaataaaaattctgcaacaaataaaaaaaaacaccatgtATGCCTCCCCAGAGATAAAAATCCTGGTAATATCCCTGCTCGCATTCATGCACACAGATGCAACACAGGATGAGACAGCAACGTCTCGTAAACATTaaggaaagtaactgttctgaggctagaGCAGTTACTTGCCTTTATATTTCAAGCAGATATGTGAATGAGACTTCTTGCAGAGCACCAATGGTATAGCAAGTTGCATCACTGTTGCTGTCGGTACCACAAAAATGGCAATCAGTGATAAGTTTCGAGACTCAATTATAGTGAATCAATTTTTtggcattttttttattttaaaagctAAGGACAATGAGCCTGTAACACTGTATGTAACACACTGATTAAAAATAAGACGTTTTATGTAAGCAACTGTACAAGAGAGGGAAAAATGAAAGGGGAGGCCATTAAGATATGGGTAAAAGTAAGACATGTGACATGGTTTGCTTTCGTGcatggaaaaataaaatggagactGTGGCGCTCACAAAGAGAGCCAACTACTCTGGATGATGTCACATCTTTAAAGAGATACTTTTCTTTAGCAAAGGCTGCTAATAGAAGTGCAGTTGTACACTCTATTATTCCCATCTTTAGGCTCCAGTTGAAACGTGGAGACATTGCATAATGCTCTACATATTGCAATATTTGTACTTTGGAGCTTCTCATAAGGACACACAGAAGTTGAAACCCACTGCAAACCAACTTTCCCATCTTCTTTCACTTTCTGTGGAGTGATTTACCAGTGACTAACCTGACTCATTTAAAATTGACACTGAGCCTCACCAAACAAAAATTTCAAAATGCGCAGTAAAGACGTCCTTTCTATGTGACTACAACCCTATTCATTCTCTCCTTCGAAATTTAACCATATTGCTCTTTTTCCTAgactcaagaaagtcagaatcTTGATTCCATCGTGGATAGTAGTTGCTCAGGAGCATCCAAAAAGGCAAGTGATGACACTTATATGCGTGAGAACAGTACAAGTTTGTATTTATTTGTGACTATTAATTCTAAAGCATAATATTATAGCAAAGAATCACCTGGAAGGCACATTAATGTAACCAGGAAACAAAAAACACTACATATACACAACAAAGTGAAATTCACGGCGTGTAGGGTGGCAACGGGGGCATATTTTGCAGGCAAGTCAAACCTTGTTGGTGAGACCACACTTCGGAGTGTGAAATCCCCACAGAAAATTCATCACTTCCATCATCTAATAAAGGTTCTGAAACAGTCATGCTGGCTGAAGGAACCCGGAGCAAATTAGTGCTTGCTGCTAGTACAGCTATAGCACCAGCAGCTGTCGCTAGGTGGTAGCTGGTGCTGAAGCTTACTTCAACTTGGGATGTGTGTATTGGTCGCGTTGCTTCTTGCTGCTCCTCCATCAGGACTGAGATGTAGTAGCAATCTCCAAGGAGGGCAACACAGAAGATCACTGATAATACAAACACCACAGCTATGTTAATTACACAGCACCTGGAAGAACACTACATGCATGTCTGCCTCATAGATACTTCAGAAGTGTAAAAATATATCTGTTATTTTAACCACTGGCATACTGACCTATATTCTTGAGGCACTTCCATTCAtgcttccttaccggttcgctggattttctacccgtcCATATAGCTACACAAGGTTCACATACACAAGAAACCACATGTACCTCAACCTTGAAATGTTGAACACAGAAaccccttatttgggagagggaccaatgaggtcgtTCCGCTGACAATAGGGGAAAAAGGGAATCTTGAGAtctgcgcagacagctgacctacttgcatagggTATTCAAAAGGAACAGGATCTATCCATTTTGTCATTCGTGATTTAAGCACAGTAATACCAgtcaaacaaagaaaacaataccTGTTAAAACACTGCAAACAGCATTCTGTCGCATTGGCCCCAAGAACCTGCGTGTGACACCCAACGCATCCATGAAAAACTGAAGCAGGCTACTCAGGATGGCCAGGAAGCAGAGAACAATAACTATTCTCTGGAGGCACACTATCATTGGTGTAACGCAGTCCTTCAGTTCTGCATGAAGAAAAAGTGTGAGGTGTAAGAATATTCAAGGTAATACTCAACCGAAGCAATGCAATGTTCTCTTTTAAGCAGGTGCGCCATGAAAAGAAACCAATGAGGTTAGAGTCCTGACCTTGTAACTTAACCCTATTCAGAGCTACGCACTATTGCATAATCTTTCTATGTGCACTGTATCACTGACTCTTATTCAATTTAATAAATGAAAAAGTTTTAATTGATAGGAACAATGTAAAAGGTATGATGCTTCACCTTGGAAGTCAATGGAAGTACAAATGGTCATACGACTCCATCATGCATATTGCATGTGCAGCAGAGGTGTAGAGTTTGGGGAGGGTGTTAAGGGGCTCAAGCAATCCCATAACCATTCTCAAAGCATGCTTGCACGGCACCACTACTTCACAGTCGGTTCAAGGAGCTACCCAGAAGCGAATCACCACCGGCTACAAATCACTTACTGTCAGTGTGCACCCTGCTCGACTCGCATTGGTCAGGCAGagccgtttctttttttcttttctttttgtagtcTCACCTCCCCCTCTAGAGGTCACTTTATTTCGTTATATAGCACTATCCAACAACCGTTTCTGTAACGTTCACGATGCCTGCTTGAAACTGTGTGCATTGTGTGCAAAttgtgatttatccagaccccccctctAAACCCACCTCAAATGTCTGGCAATACCCCTCCCCTTCTTTCTGGTGCTCCCCCTACACAGGGTGCGGTGGAGGGGGCTTTGTTATTTCAGCTCTCAATACATGTCGGCAATGCTAAATAAAGCTGTTACAACGTAATTATAACAATaacccctctttttttttttttgcagaaatcTCCCCCACCACAGGGTTTACaattctggataaatcactgattgtGTATAAACTCTGTCGTTCTTGTATGAACACATTGTACTGAACTATGATACATTCCCTAACAACTAGCCATCACTTGTACAATAGGCACACTCCGCTCCCTGCCATACCATTCAAACATGAATGTAACACTCCTGTCACATGGCAAagtgaatgtcattcccaacaAATGACAGTCACACTGAATGTAATTTGCTCAAGCAAGATGGAGCTACACAGCAAAGAAAGATATCATTCGCTAACGACGATGACGATCCGTGAAATAGTTTGACAAGGTTATGTGTGAATATTGGTGGCCATTTCTTATAAATTTGTCTTTTCTTATAGAATTTATTGTCTACTTTAAAAAATACACTTATGGACGTCATTGGCACAACTAAACTAACTGGACTATTTGCTTCGCTTTGACGATTGTGGAAGGCATAAGCCTAGACAAGCACGTGACCAAATCCCTATCCATAGGCAAGATGGTGGTTAGTACAGCTGTGTGGTGTTTGGGCATGGCACGACTAAACTTGGCACTGAACGAGTTGATTGGGAACAAGAGTAGTTTTTGAAAATTGTGCAACGGCTCCCTTCTTTAATTTCAGGAATAATGAAACACTGAAAAGCTTATTGGACAATAACTTTCCATtcacgtttcttttctttttgctgccTCTCTGTCGTCAAGGGTATGCAGATGGTGCGAGAGAAAAAAGCGAATGAGCTCTCCAAACTCATTCACTGAGCAAGTGCCAGTTTCATGAAATGCCATTTGGTGTCACAGCATTAGCTGGGAATGACATTGCAATTGTCATGTGACAGAACAGAGGTAGAACACGGATTGTTTGAACTTGAGAAGTCATAACAACTAAAGTGCGCACTAGTCAACGACCCCTGCTATCCAGACCTTAGATGACTGCTGCAGACAAGCTGACGAAAACTGAGAATAATGAAACTTTTGAACTTCGCGTGTGAAAAAATTTTGCACCTTTCTAATTACTATTTTCGTTACTGTACACGCTGCAGCATCGTATTGCAGCGTACTGTAAATATTTTTCTTGCAGCGTCAACATAGAGGTTACATGGATCTACCATGGTCATACCTTCATCAAGTCCATAATATGTGTATGATGGGAATTCCATCGCACCATCACTAAACACATGTGATGTCTTTTCAAAGTAGCCAATGTAGAAGAACTCGTGCACTCCGATGTACTTGCGAGTACATCCCCCGCCTCTTAGATGAAACCATCGTGGGTGCACTAGGGCTGTTGCAAGAGTAGCAATCACCACAACACTAAGCAGTGCAGCAGGAAGGTTGCGTTCATGTTCCTTTGGCCGTCGCCGCAGCAGAAGGTGGTCCGACAGTTGAGAGCTCATTACTCTGACGATTCAGATACTTTCACATTTTGAACCAAGTCTTGGTAACCTAAATCGTAAAATAAATGACACAAATGAAATATTATAACAGAGCAATTAGGCAACATTTCCCCCCAAAACCTGAGCATGCGTACAGATGATATCAGGTGTCTACATATGCTTCTTTTGCCTTCAGCATTATTTATATGCATAGACAGTCGTGTCTAGAAGTATCTTGGACAGACATGTGGTAGTTAGACTGCTGTTATGGCAGTTGAGTCTCTGCAGAGCATATCGCACCAATGTGACATATATTTGGCCACAGAGGTATGCGTGACAATATTGTATCTTACACTGCGCAGTAGCCTGGGTGGTGTATGCTGACCACCAGTCTATCATATCATGTTACGAGCACATATGCCCGTCATGATTTATCACTTGCATTTACTACTCCGTCGATGTGGGCTTTTCAGAGAATGTGACTTTCACTGCTGAAGGTGGTTTGCAAGAGTACATAATATTCCACCGAGATGATCATGCAAGTTACAACCAGGAAAGCGTAACGGGCGTATTTCCGTTCCGGTTTGTCCATTTCTGACATCAGCCTTTCAATTTTGTCTCTGttacggctgttacagagctgcggcaGGACAGCTTGTTCAGCTATGTCAGCATCCCGGCAGCAGCAGATAGGCTGCCACAGACGACAATGACGTTACCTTTTCGCATGACAACTCAAGTGACGCTTAGTCACGTGACCCCTGTGCATTGTCTTCATGCAACATGTCTTCTTCCCGTAGAATGCCATGCTCAAACTCGGAGTCACATTCACAGGCGGATGCTCTCAGAGGgaaacaatactgccataggcataatgaaaaaagaaaaaggatcaTAGGATGGCATCCTATGTCGTGGAGCTTGTTGTGTAGGTCGCATATGTTGGCGTCATGAGTTAAGCAGGCTGGGACAAGTAAGCAAcagatgcaccctcgagattgTGCTTTCCTGTGCTCTCGTGCAGTATTCAGGGCATatattacagggaatggagtcaccaaaatacaaaaataaaacagGAAGTCATTAATGTCATTGCAC includes these proteins:
- the LOC135377658 gene encoding transmembrane protein 127-like, translated to MSSQLSDHLLLRRRPKEHERNLPAALLSVVVIATLATALVHPRWFHLRGGGCTRKYIGVHEFFYIGYFEKTSHVFSDGAMEFPSYTYYGLDEELKDCVTPMIVCLQRIVIVLCFLAILSSLLQFFMDALGVTRRFLGPMRQNAVCSVLTVIFCVALLGDCYYISVLMEEQQEATRPIHTSQVEVSFSTSYHLATAAGAIAVLAASTNLLRVPSASMTVSEPLLDDGSDEFSVGISHSEVWSHQQGLTCLQNMPPLPPYTP